The sequence below is a genomic window from Elusimicrobiales bacterium.
TGGCCACGCGCTGCTGCTGCCCGCCGGAGAGCTGGTTGGGCCGGTGGTCCAGCCTGTCTTCCAGCCCCACCTGGCGCAGATGCTTTTCCGCCACGGCGCGGCGGCCCTGCGCGCGCGAGTATATCAACGGCAGCGCCACGTTGTCGCAGGCCGTCATGCGCGGCAGCAGGTTGAACTGCTGGAAAACAAAGCCTATGGTTTTGGAGCGCAGAAAAGCCGTCTCGTCGTCGCTCAAATTGAGGATGTCCCTGCCGGCGATGCTGTACTGCCCCGCCGTGGGCCTGTCCAGCAGCCCCAGTATGTGCATCAGCGTGGACTTGCCGGAGCCGGAGGGGCCCATTATGGCCACAAACTCGCCCTCCCGGATGGAGAGCGTTACGCCGCGCAGCACCTCCAGGTCCGTATCGCCCAGGCGGTAGACCTTGGTTATGCCCTTTATGTCTACAAGAGGCGCATTGCCTGTTATCACATGAACCGCCGGGCGGCCCGGTTGGCGGTTTTATTGCCCTGCTGCGCAGGCCGGGCCGGCATGAACGGATTGGTGGACGCGCCGGCGGACTGCTGGATGTGGGATGAGCGGTAGAACACCTTCTCGCCCTCCTCCGCGCCGGAGACTATTTCCACGTTGGAGCCGTCCTCTATGCCGGTTTTCACCGGCGCGGGGACCGGGTTTTCGGGCGTTCCCTTGAGCACGGTTTTGCTGCCGTCCTGGTCCTCGCTTATGGCTATGGCGGGCAGAATAATGACACCGTTTTTGCGGTTTACCATGATTTTGATGTTGGCCGTCATGCCTGATTTGAAAAACGGCGGCACGGCGTCCGGGCGGATTTTGGCGTTATAGGTGATGACGTTGCTTACATTCTTGCCTTCCTGGAGAATCTGGAAAATGAGGCCGTGAACCTTTTTCCCCGGATAGGCGTCCAGCGTTATATCGGCCCGCTGGCCGGTTTTCAGGCGGCCTATGTCGGATTCGTCCACCTGGGCGACCACTATCAGATCGTCGGAAAGCGCGTAAAGCGAGGTGTTTGTGTCTATTGTCTGGCCCTGGACCACGTTGCGCAGAATGACGGTCCCGTCCAGA
It includes:
- a CDS encoding efflux RND transporter periplasmic adaptor subunit; this translates as MKKIFFLIIIAALAGGGYWYYAKANRGKKQHYGSAVAEKGNITETVETTGNVEPLNRVQVNSPVGGRVDRLLAEEGDKVKRGQILAYLSSTERVAILDAARASGEAEISKWEDTYKPTPVLSPLDGTVILRNVVQGQTIDTNTSLYALSDDLIVVAQVDESDIGRLKTGQRADITLDAYPGKKVHGLIFQILQEGKNVSNVITYNAKIRPDAVPPFFKSGMTANIKIMVNRKNGVIILPAIAISEDQDGSKTVLKGTPENPVPAPVKTGIEDGSNVEIVSGAEEGEKVFYRSSHIQQSAGASTNPFMPARPAQQGNKTANRAARRFM